The genomic DNA ATATTTGTTCCAATACTCAGCAACTGTGCCGGTCATTAAAAATAGCCATGCAGTAATTGTTTCACGTTCAGATTGAGTCATGATTTTCCCCTCCTAGCTTCGCAGTATTCCAGCGCTTTCCGTTCTTTCCTAGTCAAATACTCATCAGCAACTCTTAGACCTTGTGTACTCCGATTCTGGAGTTTTGTGGCTATCAAAATAATATCCTCTCATACTCGCAAACGTCACAGGCAGCCGTTACGGGCTGCTCATATACGGGAGTAGGATCACCGTACTCATAAACATCCAATCCTCTAACCTTCACTTTTCCACCACACTTTGGACACTCACGCTTCTTCATGATTATCATCCCTGTTTCGGCTACGCTCTGGATCAAAGCCGTTTGGATATCGTTTTTCAAGTTTTTTAATATTCAAATCGGTTACTTCATCAAGGTCATAACCAAGCGCATCCGCCATTCGGGTGATATAAAACAATAGATCGCCTAATTCATAAACAATTTTCAACCGTGCTTCATCACTGCCAATATAATGACCGTGAAATGCTATTTTCTTGATAGCGTCCACAACCTCGCCTGATTCACCGCCAATACCCATTGCCCACGCGACAAGTTCTGTTTGAAGATCGTCAAACTTGCCTGCTGTTCGTTCTGTCGCTTTTTGATAGTCATTGATATTCATTCCAACGGCCCCTTTTCTCTGGTAAACTCTTGATCTAGTTGATTTTGAGTGATTGCAATCCGTTCCGGTGTCCGAAAACTTTTGAGCGTTGTTAGATTGTCAATGGAGTAACTTACGTCCACAACAGTAAAAACAATTCCGTCTATCTTGCGTTTGTAAAAATCACCACGCTTAGGTTGTTCCATAATTATTTAATCGCCCTCTTTCTGGTTAATCCCATCTGACTCTTTTTCCAATATACGGTCTGAATTGTGCAACCTAATTGTTCAGCGATTTCTTTGGGGATCATGCCTTCATAGTGCAGACGCATTAGATCTGCATCATCAACCTTGTTGATTTTCTTTTTGTGTTTCTTTTTCTTCGGTTGCTTATTGTCCAGATTTTTGCCAAGATCATTGATTCGTTTTCCGATCGGACATTTCAGACAGACATCAAGATAACCTGTTCTGCCGCTTATCCCAGATTTCTTTTCACAGTGATCGCAGTATTGATCTTCGAGTTTTCTGATTTGGATGATGGTTGCATGGCGTTCAGCGTTCATGATCCTCACCGCCTTTTCTTTCAACAACACTTATCACTAACCTGTATAGCGCTGCTATAATCACTAAATCGCCTATCAAAATACCGACTATTGATAAAGATTCCTTGATCAGCCCATGATCAATCATCGGCACTCACCTCCAACAATTCCGGATTCTCATAGACATTTCCGATAACAAATCCTTCTAAATCCCAAAAATAAAAAGGTTGTTCCTGTTCAAACGGAGAGTAAAAATGCAACTTGTAAGATACAAATCTTTTAGAATAAAATACAACTGCAATACCGCCGTTACAGTCCAAAACGTCCCCCTCATAAACCTCAACTCCGTTTTTGTCCCTGAGTCCGGTGTACTGATCTCTAGATAGCAATTCATAATCTGCTAAGAATGCTGGGGATAATTCTTTTAATGGTCGTTCTTCGATTTGCGATAAAAAATAATGCTTTGTTTCAATGTTTCCACTTGCTTTGTGCCTCACGATATAGCGAAATTTAATATTGCTCATCCACACTCACCCTCTCCGAATCCTCTATAGTCCACTTGCCTTCCATCAATTGACCAAATGTTGCGTCCGTCCCAAATATTTCTGGAAATACGTCCTTATCGACCATAACTTTGTAATCTTTTCTTAGGTGATAAGCAGCGACTTTCCCTTCGTCAACCGCCTTCATCGCTTCTTCAAAGGACACGTACCGGGGTAGGATGCGCCATTTAGTGTTAAGGAATAGCCGGTGCGCTTCCACCGTTTTATTTCCGTCCTTTAAATCCATCAATCTCATATCTCCGGGAGCATATTGAACAACTTTTCCTCGGTGACTTTCCGCTTTCTCATATGGATTTGCCATTAAATAATCGATCATCTGCCCTGTCGTTAGCCATTCAGTAACCTTCTCACTCATCGTCAGCCTCTCCCTTCAAACGGCGAATTTCCGCAATCAATTTTGGAACAATCTCTCTCGATTCAGCGATAAACGTTGCATTTGCATGGGCTTCCATGAATTGGTCACCTTCCTCGGGATAAACGCAATGCCCATAAATGATTTCAAGTTGCGATTCGTGTCTACTGGGAGACTCAATGGCATCGTTCATTCTTATCACATGACCGTTCTCCGATTCGTCATAAACAGTTTCCCAAGGCCCTATGGAAGTTTCACCTATAATCGTTTCGAGTCGCTTTAACTCTTGTTCCGTTACCTTCTCACTCATCGTTAGCCTCCTTACTCCACAAAACCGTGGAGTGAATTCACTTCCAAATAATGTACTTGAATTTGTTAGGCTTGCTCTCATGGGTCGTAATCGTCCTAAGTATTTCACCGTCACTGTTTTTCCGTTTGCTTTCTGTGACCCAAATCTTGCGACCCATAATTAAGAACCTGATTCAAAAGACATAAATTCATACAACTTGCACTCGATCTTGTAATCTCTAAATATCTCAATATCACCGACTGTATTTTCCAGATCTAATAGTTTGCCAAGTTTGAGAGCCGTCTCTTCAACCGTCTTTTGGACCGTATCCAGTTCAAAGTCTTCACTGTACTTGAATAACAATTCATAAAGCGCCTCATTTGGATTTGGGAAGGCAGGACCTTTCCCTGCTGGTGAATACGGTGTATAGACCTTCACTTGTTCAGGCATCGAAACTCATCCACCTTTCCGATTCATCTTCATTACGACTGAGAATGTGTACAGTCCGTTTCAATTGATCGTTGTCGCCTAGAAGCGTCTGATTTTCTTCAGATATGTGCTTATACAGCGTTTGAAGATTGTCTTTTTCACGAACCAAATCAGCGTTTTCAATTTTTAATTCACCGTTTTGCTTTCTCAGATCCTCTAACTCAGCTTCGGCATCAGCAAGACACTGACTGGTGTTTTTCATGTTCGCTTCTAACGCCTTATACTGGTTTTGCAATTGCTCGTTTGGATCGGTAGTATCGGCTTCATCCTTCTTTTCAGAATGATATTCTTGTTGCTGCTTTGAGCGTTGATGGTAATAGTAAGTCTTGATTGTGTTTCGCTTTGCTCCGGTCTCATCCGAAATTTTCATAAGATCAACAGCTTGGTTATTTTCCATGGCTTCATCGATCATTTGCTTGGCCTTTTGCAAGCCTTCTTTTGCACTTTCTTTTGAGCTTGGCATCGTTTCGTGACCTCCGTTCCTATATTTTTCAAGTTCTTCTGGGGACAGCTTGTACTCCGTTACCTCACTATTTGCCGGACGCTTGTGGTCCCGAGTGCCGTAATTGATTTGCTGATCCATAGCTAACCTCCAAGTCTTCTAATTTGAACTTGATGTGTAGAGCTTCTTGGATGTTTCCACGTGACAAAGCCGTTTCATATTGCTGTCTGAGGTGCTTCATTTGATCCATGATATTCACCCCGCAATTCCTTTTTAAATTCCTCGAACCATTGTTGTGCTTGGGTTGGGGTCCATCGGTCCTGGCATCCACACGGTTGAGTTTTGATACCGTAACCGACATCCTCATATAGAACGCCGCGTCCGTGACAATTAGAGCAAATCATAATTGCTTCAACCTCCAATCATCACCTTGAATTTTTATAGGCTTAGTTCCTTGCATCATTCGGGAGACGAGACGACCACCATGATGACCATACTTTTTTACGAGATCAGCTGACGTATAATTTGTAGTGAAAACATTGGCTTTGCCTATTCGCGAATTCATGATTTGAAAGAGCTTGTCCGCTGCCCAACTTTCTCGACCATCTTCGACTTTCACATATTCAGCACCAATATCATCCAAAACAAGTAGATCAACATCACTAATGATTTTCATAATCTCTGATTCTGTTGTTTCAGACTCCTTGTTAAATGTGTCTTTAATCGCCGTCATCAAATCAGGGATATTGATAAATAGTGACTGATAACCTTTTTCTGCAACTGCCTTGGAAATGCAATATGACAAATGAGACTTTCCTAATCCATATAAGCCACGAAAAAACAATGACTGGAAATTCTTTTGTTTAAATTCATCATCCATGAAATGATTGGCGTACCATTTTGCTTTTTGAAGAGCATCTTCTTTGCTGGGATCGTCGTCAGGTATGTAATTCTCAAAAGATGCTTTCTTAATATCAGGTGGGATTAAACTGTATTTATCAAATATTGCTTTAGCCTTCCGCCATTTTTGTTGCTTGATTGATTCTATTTGTTGTTGCTTTAATTGCTCATCATCACAGGTGAGACAACGACTGACCTGTCCCTTTGACGTTTCGATGATTTTGACTTCTGTACCGCAATGTTCACAAGTACGGGTTCCGACAATTTTAAAAGAGGTTTTCATATTGGCTAGTGTCTCTTTGACCGACCGCATTTTGTTCACCAACTTCATCTTGATTCAGATAAGATTCAAATTTTGTTCCAAAGAGCGTTTCAGGACGAAGGAACTTGGACATTTTAGGATCATTCACCCATTCATGGGTCTTAATCTCAATGACAAGTTTAAAATCATTAAATCGAAAACCTTCGTTCCAACGTGCTTTGATCAGTGATCGTGTTTTATTAGTTTGTGCCCGATATTTGGATCCAGTTGCAGAGTTGAGATAGTTTACTATCTCGACGTAAGGTATTTTCTCTTCTTCTATTTCTTCTTCTTTTTCTTCTTCTTCTTCTTCTTCTTCTTCTTGTCCCCTTACCGTCCACGTGTCGTCCACGTATCGTGAAAATTGATCCAAAATCGCTTCATTATGGACATTTTGAGCGATATCTTGAAGAAGGGATTTATCTTTAACACTCTCTAATTCCTTAGCAATTAAATCAATAACTGGTTTTCCTGCACGGTGAAGGTTGTATTTACCCCAGTTGATGACTGCAATTTCCCTCGTGTTTTCGTTGTACTTAACAACCTTATGGTGATTGACGAACCGTTCTAGCAAACTTCGGACTGACTCAATAGAATAGCCTAAATCAAAGGCCATTTGCTTTCTCGTGATCTGATAAACACCGATCTGTGTGGTGTTTGGATTGGTCAAAAGATAAAGGTAAAAATATTTGTCCTCTGGCGTCATTTCTTCCAACACTTTAGGATCTTGCCAAAATGTTGTATGGATTTGTCTAAATTTAGCCAAGAAAAGTTCACCCTTTCATGCATAAATTTGTACAAGTTTGATATACTGATAGTACAAGTTGTTTTTTTGAGAGGGGACTCTGGGCTGCTACCCTTCCCCTCATAATCCAAATGTGATTGAATAAATGCCAATGAATATAACAACACCGGCAATGACAAAGTGATACCAACGATCTCCGTTGTCTTCCATTACGAAATCCTCCCTTCGTAGATTGATAGATTGGATTTACAAAGGGCGCCAAGCGCTCACCCATTGAATGGCATCATCATAATCAACGCGCTTAACTTCCCTATATGTTGGTGCCTGGAAAGCACGTCTTAATTGACTATGGATGTGAGAATACATTTGATGTTTTGTATCAAGAGTTCCCATGATTCCATCGCTAAATAGTTTCTCAATACGTTTTTTGATCGCATGATTCAAAGTGCTAGCTTGTCCGTGATTTAACGTTAGTTCGTTATCAAAACGTGTTTTTAACTCGCCTACTTCTTCCTCGATTCCATCCATTCGCTCATTTGATTCAATTGATAACTTCATAGCAGATATCAACTGATCACGTTCACTCAATGGCTGTGGTTGGTTCAATTGCTTTTCCATTCTGCGAAACTCATTGATGTATTTTTCTTTAAATTCAGCTGCCTTCTTACCTGTGTATCCCATAGCCAAAAATGAAAACCCATCTTGGGTGATG from Tuberibacillus sp. Marseille-P3662 includes the following:
- a CDS encoding YopX family protein, translating into MSNIKFRYIVRHKASGNIETKHYFLSQIEERPLKELSPAFLADYELLSRDQYTGLRDKNGVEVYEGDVLDCNGGIAVVFYSKRFVSYKLHFYSPFEQEQPFYFWDLEGFVIGNVYENPELLEVSADD
- a CDS encoding ATP-binding protein, with amino-acid sequence MRSVKETLANMKTSFKIVGTRTCEHCGTEVKIIETSKGQVSRCLTCDDEQLKQQQIESIKQQKWRKAKAIFDKYSLIPPDIKKASFENYIPDDDPSKEDALQKAKWYANHFMDDEFKQKNFQSLFFRGLYGLGKSHLSYCISKAVAEKGYQSLFINIPDLMTAIKDTFNKESETTESEIMKIISDVDLLVLDDIGAEYVKVEDGRESWAADKLFQIMNSRIGKANVFTTNYTSADLVKKYGHHGGRLVSRMMQGTKPIKIQGDDWRLKQL
- a CDS encoding zinc-finger domain-containing protein; the encoded protein is MNAERHATIIQIRKLEDQYCDHCEKKSGISGRTGYLDVCLKCPIGKRINDLGKNLDNKQPKKKKHKKKINKVDDADLMRLHYEGMIPKEIAEQLGCTIQTVYWKKSQMGLTRKRAIK
- a CDS encoding Rha family transcriptional regulator, encoding MNDLVFIKNEEVVTDSPTVAESFGKNHRDVLRDIRNLECSNEFSQRNFAPSNYESRGKQYPMFYITQDGFSFLAMGYTGKKAAEFKEKYINEFRRMEKQLNQPQPLSERDQLISAMKLSIESNERMDGIEEEVGELKTRFDNELTLNHGQASTLNHAIKKRIEKLFSDGIMGTLDTKHQMYSHIHSQLRRAFQAPTYREVKRVDYDDAIQWVSAWRPL
- a CDS encoding conserved phage C-terminal domain-containing protein, which gives rise to MAKFRQIHTTFWQDPKVLEEMTPEDKYFYLYLLTNPNTTQIGVYQITRKQMAFDLGYSIESVRSLLERFVNHHKVVKYNENTREIAVINWGKYNLHRAGKPVIDLIAKELESVKDKSLLQDIAQNVHNEAILDQFSRYVDDTWTVRGQEEEEEEEEEKEEEIEEEKIPYVEIVNYLNSATGSKYRAQTNKTRSLIKARWNEGFRFNDFKLVIEIKTHEWVNDPKMSKFLRPETLFGTKFESYLNQDEVGEQNAVGQRDTSQYENLF
- a CDS encoding nucleoside triphosphate pyrophosphohydrolase family protein translates to MNINDYQKATERTAGKFDDLQTELVAWAMGIGGESGEVVDAIKKIAFHGHYIGSDEARLKIVYELGDLLFYITRMADALGYDLDEVTDLNIKKLEKRYPNGFDPERSRNRDDNHEEA